One Mytilus trossulus isolate FHL-02 chromosome 5, PNRI_Mtr1.1.1.hap1, whole genome shotgun sequence DNA segment encodes these proteins:
- the LOC134717648 gene encoding mucin-2-like: MTATSEVTNTEKPTTATTTISVTQTLPPLPPTIEISTISVTRTILTLPTNTTQTIDYLQRTASSAMSLHTATATTQAINASKSEITMPSTITIQNRTLSKATTVQSGTPTDATIQSSILLVTTITQNSKTPSTSVSSSRTNHTASKPTSIVPVTTITQNSKTPSTSVSSSRTNHTASKPTSIVPSPSIISSTIKPNTKKGPTNITHSATGSFTQIAQNTTINGNRNRSVHQNIKTITPLSIFVLTNITTQRTSTATNTKEITPTTLQEHLASTTTHVSTINSKTTPSISVSTINSNTTSSKYVSTESTKTTTSIYVSPTSTKTTQSIYVSPTSTKTTLSISLSTINSSSTLSTYVSTSNVKTIPSKYVSTTNKKTTPLKYVSAINWKMTPSKSVSTINLKMTPSKFVSTINLNLTPSTVMTTASQLPTTSPLISALISNTPRQTAQTAIISTGTNTKTTNKLSTRKGSTISKTTKSTKPIWKTKPSKKLLTIQSTTKRNTFTSMVIVSPVIATFATTLPKKSKTVSMKQVSTSTSLPLRETGMSRLSNKATLINVRTLSVSTTHKRIKIPATQMSTSPTPFNSLPITTLNTPTFKRTTKTHKRTTTPVIVMKSIPTTLKARSRMTSTISASTATQTPISKSTKNRKTNIASRKRTVKSKRPRLHTTTVKTMPRTHKSESNYGK; this comes from the coding sequence ATGACTGCAACATCTGAAGTAACAAATACAGAAAAACCAACAACCGCGACAACAACGATATCAGTTACACAAACATTACCACCATTACCACCGACAATAGAGATATCAACGATATCAGTTACTCGAACAATTCTAACATTACCAACAAATACAACACAGACAATAGACTATTTACAAAGGACGGCATCTTCAGCAATGTCATTACATACAGCGACAGCTACCACACAAGCAATAAATGCTTCTAAATCAGAGATCACCATGCCATCAACAATTACTATTCAAAACAGAACCTTATCGAAAGCAACAACTGTACAAAGTGGAACCCCAACAGATGCAACCATACAAAGTTCAATCTTACTAGTAACAACAATCACACAAAATTCTAAAACTCCTTCAACGTCAGTATCTTCATCCAGAACAAACCATACAGCTTCAAAACCAACATCAATCGTACCAGTGACAACAATCACACAAAATTCTAAAACTCCTTCAACGTCAGTATCTTCATCCAGAACAAACCATACAGCTTCAAAACCAACATCAATCGTACCATCACCATCTATAATATCATCAACTATTAAACCAAATACGAAAAAAGGACCGACCAACATAACACATAGTGCAACAGGGTCTTTCACACAAATAGCACAAAATACAACAATTAATGGTAACAGAAACAGATCTGTACatcaaaacatcaaaacaaTCACTCCATTGTCAATATTCGTACTAACAAACATCACGACACAAAGAACTTCAACTGCAACCAATACGAAAGAAATAACTCCAACGACTCTACAAGAACACTTGGCTTCTACAACTACACATGTGTCAACTATCAATTCAAAGACGACACCATCCATTTCCGTGTCAACTATAAATTCAAATACTACATCATCTAAATATGTGTCAACTGAAAGTACAAAGACGACTACATCAATATATGTGTCACCTACAAGTACAAAGACGACACAATCTATATATGTGTCACCTACAAGTACAAAGACGACACTATCAATATCTTTGTCAACTATAAACTCATCATCGACATTATCAACATATGTGTCAACTTCAAATGTTAAGACGATACCATCCAAATATGTGTCAACTACGAATAAGAAGACGACACCTTTAAAATATGTGTCAGCTATCAATTGGAAAATGACACCGTCTAAATCTGTGTCAACTATCAATTTGAAAATGACACCGTCTAAATTTGTGTCAACTATAAATTTGAATCTGACACCATCCACAGTCATGACAACTGCTTCTCAGCTACCAACAACGAGTCCATTGATATCTGCGTTAATCTCGAACACACCAAGGCAAACAGCACAAACAGCCATTATATCAACTGGAACTAACACAAAAACAACGAACAAATTATCAACCCGAAAGGGATCAACGATtagcaaaacaacaaaatcaacaaaaccaATATGGAAAACCAAACCATCAAAGAAACTTCTGACAATACAATCAACAACAAAACGAAACACTTTCACGTCGATGGTAATAGTATCACCAGTTATAGCAACATTTGCCAcaactttgccaaaaaaatcaaaaactgtgAGCATGAAACAAGTTTCGACAAGTACATCGTTACCCTTGAGAGAAACAGGAATGTCGAGATTATCAAACAAAGCTACTTTGATCAATGTCAGGACATTATCAGTATCTACAACACATAAAAGGATAAAAATACCAGCTACACAAATGAGCACTTCACCAACTCCTTTTAATTCTCTGCCAATAACGACTTTAAACACACCAACATTTAAgagaacaacaaaaacacataaaagGACGACAACACCAGTTATAGTAATGAAATCAATACCAACTACTTTAAAAGCGCGGTCACGAATGACCTCAACCATATCAGCATCGACGGCAACACAAACACcaatatcaaaatcaacaaaaaaccGTAAAACCAATATTGCATCGAGGAAAAGGACCGTTAAAAGTAAAAGACCAAGATTACATACCACTACAGTCAAAACGATGCCCAGGACACATAAATCGGAATCAAATTATGGTAAGTGA